In a single window of the Candidatus Zixiibacteriota bacterium genome:
- a CDS encoding ABC transporter ATP-binding protein, whose amino-acid sequence MNTLAIEVSKLKKQFGRFVAVDGIDFKVRKGEIFGFLGANGAGKSTTIRMLCGLLSSTSGTATVAGFDINTQPEQIKANIGYMSQRFSLYDDLTVRENITFFGGTYGLKSRRFIERMKWVVQMAGLKGMEDNMTKSLPGGWKQRLALGCAVIHEPQIVFLDEPTSGVDPISRRDFWDLINTVSELGSTVFVTTHYLEEAEYCNNIVLIHAGRIVASGSPSELKSKYISDSLYEIECDNVLLALEILKRDDAITETSMFGNLIHISTADQEIENRARGLLAERSVSLKRIEPIVPSLEDVFIHLVQEKPLNEQAKS is encoded by the coding sequence ATGAATACACTGGCAATAGAAGTCAGCAAGTTGAAAAAACAGTTCGGACGGTTTGTCGCTGTGGATGGTATCGACTTCAAAGTTCGCAAAGGAGAAATATTCGGATTCCTCGGAGCGAATGGTGCCGGGAAATCGACAACGATAAGAATGTTGTGTGGGCTTCTCAGTTCTACTTCAGGCACTGCAACAGTCGCTGGGTTCGACATCAACACACAACCGGAGCAGATAAAAGCGAACATTGGTTACATGTCGCAGCGGTTCTCTCTTTATGACGATCTGACTGTCAGGGAGAATATCACGTTCTTCGGCGGAACCTATGGGCTCAAGAGCCGCCGGTTCATCGAGAGAATGAAATGGGTCGTTCAAATGGCAGGGCTCAAAGGTATGGAGGACAACATGACCAAATCCCTGCCGGGTGGCTGGAAACAACGGCTCGCACTCGGCTGCGCAGTCATTCACGAACCACAGATCGTGTTCCTGGATGAGCCAACGAGCGGTGTCGACCCGATCTCCCGAAGAGACTTTTGGGATCTGATCAACACAGTCTCAGAACTTGGCTCGACAGTATTTGTGACTACGCACTATCTCGAAGAAGCTGAATACTGTAACAATATAGTGCTCATTCATGCAGGAAGGATTGTGGCATCGGGCAGTCCGAGCGAGCTTAAATCCAAATACATCTCTGATTCACTCTATGAAATCGAATGTGACAATGTGCTGCTCGCTCTGGAGATTCTGAAACGAGATGATGCTATCACGGAGACTTCAATGTTCGGGAACCTCATACATATCAGTACGGCTGATCAGGAGATTGAGAACCGGGCCAGGGGTTTGCTGGCAGAGAGATCCGTCTCTCTCAAGAGAATTGAACCGATAGTGCCTTCACTGGAAGATGTTTTCATTCACCTGGTACAAGAGAAGCCACTCAATGAGCAAGCCAAGTCGTAA
- a CDS encoding superoxide dismutase, Ni has product MKAKLVLGIILALAATIVLSNQAWSHCEIPCGIYDDAMRYGMLSEYTTTIEKSMDQITALSAERDKNYNQIVRWVTNKEEHADKFQEVVSQYFLTQRFKPVSPDSGAAYEEYITQLKLMHEMLVYAMKCKQTTDKANTVKLGELVSKSRKLYFHE; this is encoded by the coding sequence ATGAAAGCAAAGTTAGTACTCGGAATCATCTTGGCGCTCGCTGCAACGATCGTTCTCTCTAATCAGGCATGGTCGCACTGCGAGATTCCGTGTGGAATCTATGACGACGCCATGCGCTACGGTATGCTTTCCGAGTATACCACAACCATCGAGAAATCGATGGACCAGATCACCGCGCTCTCAGCCGAAAGAGATAAGAACTACAATCAGATCGTGCGGTGGGTCACAAACAAGGAAGAACACGCAGATAAGTTTCAGGAAGTCGTAAGTCAATATTTCCTGACGCAGCGATTCAAGCCGGTTTCGCCTGATTCAGGAGCAGCTTATGAAGAGTACATCACACAATTGAAGTTGATGCATGAGATGCTTGTCTATGCTATGAAGTGCAAGCAGACAACGGATAAGGCCAACACAGTAAAACTGGGCGAGCTGGTCTCGAAGTCACGCAAGTTATATTTTCATGAGTAG
- a CDS encoding ABC transporter permease, translated as MTNRLKPVIKKELRQISRDRRTLGILLFIPAFMLVMFGYALNFDVRDISLAVCDEDKTSSSREFIESFLHSEYFTLNYSVNDPRELDELLDNGDALVAIVVPIGFSESILAGRTSSVQVLVDGTNPTSASTAVGYATAIVQSYSNKIITHSLMRVGRSGVAAPIDYRPRIWFNPELKSAKFLIPGLIGFILMVTAVVSTSLSIVREKERGTMEQLTVSPLNPIELILGKTIPYIVISLVATVAILIVGQVLFDVTVKGSYALLLLVTLIYLTACLGLGLLISSISDSQQVAFQIAVMATMLPTFLLSGFVFPIRNMPIVVQAVTYIVPARFFMVALRAIVLKGVGITAFWDQLLYLLAFALLTIGLSSLRMRGTLLRSKILKQPKKRGKDLT; from the coding sequence ATGACAAATCGATTGAAGCCTGTCATAAAGAAAGAACTTCGGCAAATATCGAGAGACAGGCGTACTCTCGGAATTCTCCTCTTCATTCCGGCATTTATGCTCGTTATGTTCGGTTATGCTCTGAATTTCGATGTGCGCGACATTTCGCTCGCAGTATGCGACGAGGACAAAACCTCCAGCAGCCGCGAGTTCATCGAGAGCTTCCTGCACTCCGAATACTTCACCCTGAACTACTCTGTCAACGACCCACGTGAGTTGGATGAGTTGCTCGACAACGGTGATGCGTTGGTTGCTATCGTCGTTCCGATAGGCTTTTCCGAAAGCATTCTTGCGGGCAGGACATCTTCCGTGCAAGTGCTCGTTGACGGCACGAATCCGACCTCTGCTTCAACAGCTGTCGGCTATGCGACAGCAATAGTGCAGAGCTATTCGAACAAGATCATCACGCATTCGCTGATGCGAGTTGGTCGATCCGGTGTGGCTGCTCCAATTGACTACAGGCCGAGAATCTGGTTCAACCCAGAGCTGAAAAGCGCGAAATTTCTTATTCCCGGACTTATCGGATTCATCCTTATGGTTACAGCGGTCGTATCGACGTCACTCTCGATAGTGCGGGAGAAAGAACGGGGAACCATGGAGCAGCTCACCGTCTCACCCCTCAATCCGATCGAGTTGATCCTCGGAAAAACGATTCCCTATATCGTAATCTCGTTGGTAGCGACTGTCGCAATCCTGATCGTCGGTCAAGTCCTGTTCGATGTTACAGTTAAGGGTAGCTATGCCCTGCTGCTACTTGTGACTCTCATCTATCTGACAGCATGTTTGGGACTCGGACTGTTGATTTCTTCAATTTCGGATTCTCAGCAGGTGGCCTTCCAGATAGCGGTCATGGCTACTATGCTTCCGACTTTCCTGCTTTCGGGATTCGTCTTCCCGATCAGAAATATGCCGATCGTGGTCCAGGCGGTTACCTATATCGTGCCTGCCAGGTTTTTCATGGTGGCTCTGCGGGCAATTGTGCTCAAAGGAGTGGGAATTACCGCCTTCTGGGATCAGCTGCTATATCTGCTCGCTTTTGCGCTGTTGACTATTGGATTGAGCTCTCTGAGAATGAGAGGCACACTGCTTAGATCGAAGATCCTGAAACAACCTAAGAAACGCGGAAAAGACCTGACATGA
- a CDS encoding YggN family protein, translated as MKSVITVFLLALLILPRANASEVESYTYSRSHGSSGTLWSTGDIDFDIEDGSIIMTQRGRHKSRIEITEDYKLYVDGELIETTPEQEKLVAECYTTSMELVEKAKEIGLEGAKIGLIGAGIGLKAVGGVLKAIFTEYEFEDLEAELDDQTEELQERADELEERAEVIEDLAADLEDVFDEMVYEIPELADWEDAWDDNNDGT; from the coding sequence ATGAAGTCTGTCATAACTGTATTTCTGTTAGCTCTTCTCATATTGCCGCGTGCGAATGCATCCGAAGTCGAGAGTTACACATACAGTCGCTCTCACGGGTCGAGTGGCACCCTGTGGTCAACAGGAGACATCGATTTTGACATTGAGGACGGCAGCATCATTATGACTCAGCGGGGCCGCCACAAAAGCCGGATCGAAATCACAGAGGACTACAAACTGTACGTCGACGGTGAACTCATCGAAACCACTCCTGAACAGGAGAAGCTCGTCGCGGAATGCTACACCACTTCAATGGAATTAGTCGAAAAGGCTAAAGAGATCGGACTTGAAGGCGCGAAGATAGGACTCATCGGAGCCGGGATCGGTCTGAAAGCGGTCGGCGGTGTTCTCAAAGCAATTTTCACCGAATACGAGTTCGAAGACCTCGAAGCTGAACTGGATGATCAGACAGAAGAACTCCAGGAGAGGGCTGACGAGCTTGAAGAACGAGCGGAAGTGATCGAAGACTTGGCGGCAGACCTTGAGGATGTGTTTGATGAAATGGTCTATGAAATTCCTGAGCTTGCCGACTGGGAAGATGCCTGGGATGACAATAATGACGGCACTTGA
- a CDS encoding ABC transporter permease — protein MNTILHLIRKEFLQLKRDKRMLPIIFVAPIFQVIILGYAANLDVNDIPTVICDLDRSHASRELVDKFTHSGFFTATDYVDDIRDIDRDIDRGNASLAVVVPIGFGDDLKAGRQASLQLIADGSDANLTTVGLAYASGIVADYSKRIAVKRAARSGTSGITNAGVDARIRVWYNPELRSKNFMVPGILGLLLMVMTMLLTSLAIVKEKEVGTMEQLVVTPIRPIQLIIGKLTPFAIIGIIDVVLILFVSTFWFDIPVAGSIFLLVFLCTVFLMTTLGLGLFISTVSSTQQQAMMTSVFFVMQPMIFLSGFVFPIENMPKIIQWYTYLLPLRYFFTIVRGIFLKGIGIAELWDEALIMFLFGLAILALSVARFQKKLG, from the coding sequence ATGAATACGATACTGCATCTAATCCGCAAAGAGTTCCTGCAGCTGAAGCGCGACAAGCGAATGTTGCCTATCATTTTCGTGGCTCCTATCTTTCAAGTTATAATTCTAGGTTATGCGGCGAATCTCGATGTCAATGACATACCGACAGTGATCTGCGATCTCGACAGGTCTCATGCAAGTCGCGAGTTGGTAGACAAGTTCACGCATTCAGGGTTTTTCACCGCTACGGATTATGTCGATGATATCAGAGACATCGATCGAGATATTGATCGAGGGAATGCTTCGTTAGCTGTCGTAGTTCCCATCGGTTTCGGAGACGATCTCAAAGCAGGTCGGCAAGCTTCACTGCAGTTGATTGCTGACGGATCTGACGCTAATCTGACGACAGTCGGGCTCGCATACGCTTCCGGAATCGTTGCTGATTATTCGAAGAGAATCGCCGTAAAACGTGCGGCGAGAAGCGGCACATCCGGGATTACCAATGCTGGTGTCGATGCGAGAATCCGTGTTTGGTACAATCCCGAACTCAGGAGCAAGAACTTCATGGTGCCGGGAATACTCGGGCTTCTGCTGATGGTCATGACGATGCTGCTGACTTCGCTTGCGATAGTCAAAGAGAAGGAAGTCGGCACGATGGAGCAGCTTGTGGTTACGCCTATCAGACCGATACAACTCATTATCGGCAAACTCACCCCCTTCGCGATAATCGGGATTATAGACGTAGTACTGATCCTGTTTGTATCGACTTTCTGGTTCGATATTCCGGTGGCGGGAAGCATATTTCTGCTTGTATTTCTATGCACAGTATTCCTGATGACCACACTCGGACTCGGATTGTTTATATCGACAGTCTCTTCGACTCAGCAGCAAGCGATGATGACTTCGGTCTTTTTCGTGATGCAACCCATGATATTCCTTTCCGGGTTTGTATTCCCAATAGAAAATATGCCGAAGATCATTCAGTGGTACACGTATCTTCTGCCGCTGAGATACTTCTTTACTATCGTAAGGGGGATATTCCTGAAGGGGATCGGAATCGCAGAACTGTGGGATGAGGCACTGATAATGTTCCTGTTCGGGCTAGCAATCCTCGCACTCAGTGTCGCCCGATTCCAGAAGAAGTTGGGGTGA